One window of the Salminus brasiliensis chromosome 1, fSalBra1.hap2, whole genome shotgun sequence genome contains the following:
- the LOC140570567 gene encoding uncharacterized protein, translated as MASRKISNTPRTSSATHHRQMQKSTSKTKTHHCSDCGKSFSELNHLKVHRRIHTGEKPYHCSDCEKSFTTQSNLKAHQRIHTGEKAYHCSDCGRSFSRQSHLQQHQLIHTGEKPYHCSDCGKSFNRQSHLLQHQQVHTGVKPYYCSVCGKNFATQSDFQQHQFIHTGEKPYHCSDCEKSFNNRGTLRQHQLIHTGEKPYHCSDCGKSFNRQRTLRRHQLAHTREKPNHCSDCGKNVWHSCHLKMHKSTKSSEEQ; from the coding sequence ATGGCATCCAGAAAAATATCCAATACTCCACGAACGTCCTCTGCCACACATCACAGGCAAATGCAGAAAAGTACGAGCAAGACGAAAACTcaccactgctcagactgtggaaagagtttcAGTGAACTGAATCATCTCAAAGTACACCGGCggattcacacaggagagaagccgtatcactgctcagactgtgagaagagttttacTACACAGAGTAATCTCAaagcacaccagcgcattcatacaggagagaaagcatatcactgctcagactgtgggaggagtttcagtCGACAGAGTCATCTCCAAcaacaccagctcattcacacaggagagaagccgtatcactgctcagactgtgggaagagttttaatcggCAGAGTCATCTCCTTCAACACCAGCAGGTTCACACAGGAGTGAAACCTTATTACTGTTCAGTGTGTGGGAAGAATTTTGCTACGCAGAGTGATTTTCAACAACACCAGTTCATTCACACAGGGGAGAAGCcctatcactgctcagactgtgagaagagttttaaTAATAGGGGTACACTTCGAcaacaccagctcattcacacaggagagaaaccatatcattgctcagactgtggaaagagttttaatcGACAGAGGACTCTCCGTAGACACCAGCTTGCTCACACAAGAGAGAAGCCgaatcactgctcagactgtggaaagaaCGTCTGGCATTCTTGTCATCTAAAGATGCACAAAAGCACTAAGAGCAGTGAAGAGCAATGA